The Polymorphobacter megasporae genomic sequence TGAAGTCCTGGATGCTGTCGCTGTGCGAGTCCTCGATGGTTCGCCGCGACGACACCTGATAAGGTTGGATATCGCCTTCGGTCCGGCCGATATCGCCATTCTGCGCGTGGCGTCCGACGACGAGGATCTCTGGGATGGTCTCGATCGGGGTCGCTACGGCTGCCGGGAGCGAGTCCGACGCGGCGTTAATGACGATCGCATCGTCGGCGGTCCGATGGAACCCGAGTCCCGAACCCGCAAGCAGCTTCGCCAACGCGCTCTCAACGGTCATCGTCCCGTGCAAAGCGATCCCGGTCCGCTCGCCGACCAGCGTCTCAGAATAAAGGATATCGACGCCCGCTTGGCGGCCGACGGCGGTCAGCGCCATAGTCAAACGACCGTGCTCGATATCAATCCGCGCCACGCCCTTGGCGCTGACGGCTGCCGGCGCGCCGACGGCGATGAAGAGTAGCACGGCAGTCCGTCGTTGCATCGGCCCCACCCGGATCCCCGATCCCACTTTATTCTTTCGGATAGCACAAAAGCACTGCGGATTTGTCCGACGCCCGCGTCTTTCAAATCGAAACGCCAACTTGTTGTGGGGATGACGACGATGATGATGACGGTGGCGACGCGGTTACACGAAATCGGTTGCTTGCACGAGACGGGCGAACTGAACGAGCGCAGTCCTTTCGCCCCGGCAAGCGGCGGGGACTTATCGAACCTTTTACAGGTCGCCGCGAGCGTCCTGCACCTCATCGACCGGCAGATCGAGGATGATTTCCGCCCGTTGATCCGGGCTGGGCTGTCGGCGATTAGCGCCGCCGGCGCCATGACATGCTCGCCCGCCTTCGCGGCTCCGCTTCGATATTCACTGGAGGGTTGAATGACCATTTTGACAGGGAAGATCGCGCTGATCACAGGCGGAACGTCGGGCATCGGCCTCGCGACCGCGCAGCTATTAGCCGCCGAGGGCGCGACGGTAGTCATCACCGGTCGGCGACAGGAAGCGCTCGAAGCCGCCGTGGCGGCAGTGCCTGGCGCGGTCGGCTACCGGATCGATTCGGCTGACCTCGGCGAGCTCACGGCACTGTTCGCACGGATCGACGAGACCTTCGGTCGCATCGACGTCCTGTTCGTCAATGCCGGCGGCGGTTCGCTGTCGCCGATCGGGGCAATCACCGAAGCCGACTATCACGATGCCTTCGACCGCAACGTCAAAGGTGTCCTGTTCACCGTTCAGATGGCGCTGCCGCTGCTCGCCCGCGGCGCTTCGATAATCCTCAACGGCTCGACCGCGGCCGCCAAGGCCACCGCCGGCTTCAGCGTCTATTCGGCGTCGAAGGCCGCTGTCCATGCCTTCACTCGCAACTGGATGATCGACCTCAAGGGGCGCGGGATCCGGATCAACACGCTCGTACCCGGGCCAACGGCAACGCCGGGCCTTCGCGGCCTCGCTGGGCGCGACCCAGCGATGCAGCAGGCCCTCCTCGACCAGATGGCGCTCGGCGTGCCGATGGAACGCGTCGGGCAGCCAGGTGAAATCGCCCAGGCTGTGCTGTTCCTCGCGTCCGACGCAGCGAGCTTCGTCACCGGCTCCGAGCTGTTCGTCGACGGCGGCGAGGGTCACGCCTGATCGATCCGTTCATTGCGTAGGAGCCTGTCATGATCACCGCACCAATCCGCCCGCCCGCGCCGCCGTTCGACACAGTCTCGGCCGCCCTCAAAGTCCGCCTTGCCGAAGACGGATGGAACAGCCGCGATCCGGCCAAGGTCGCGTTGGCCTATACGGTCGACAGCCAGTGGCGGAATCGGGCCGAGTTCGTACGCGGGCGCGAGGCGATCGAGGGGTTCCTTGCGCGCAAGTGGGCGCGCGAACTCGATTACCGGCTGATCAAGGAGCTGTGGGCGTTCACCGGCGATCGCATCGCGGTACGATTCGCCTACGAGTGTCGCGACGACAGCGGCACTTGGATCCGCGCCTATGGCAACGAGAACTGGGAGTTCGACCCCGACGGGCTGATGCGGCGACGGATCGCCAGCATCAACGAGCATCCGATCAAATCGGAGGAGCGCAAGTTTCACTGGCCGTTGGGCCGTCGCCCCGATGGACACGCCGGCCTGTCCGAATTGGGATTGTGACATGATCGACGTGGCCGAGCGGATCACTGCAGCGGTGCCGACCACTTGCAATCGCGCGACCGGCGGTGGAACGTCCCGCTACCTCGAGTATCTTCCGGTCTCCCTGTTCGGCGCCGTCATGGGTCTGTCGGGACTGAGCGTGGCATGGCAGCTCGTCGCCGAGCGCTACCTCGTGCCGCACTGGGTGCCCGACGCGATCGGCGCCGTGGCGGTCGCGGCGTTCGTCGTGCTGAGCCTCGCGTACCTGGTCAAGCTGGTCACCGCTCCCGACGCCGTGCGCGCCGAGTTCGAACATCCGATCGCGGGCAACCTGTTCGGCACAGCGATCATCAGCCTGCTGCTTCTCCCGATCGTGATCGCGCCGCGCGCGTTGCTGGTTGCGCAGATCATGTGGGCGGCGGGCGCGGTCGCTATGCTCGGTTTTGCCTGGCTGATGATCGACCGTTGGATGAGCGAACGCCAGCAGGTCGCCCACGCCACACCCGCGTGGATCGTGCCGGTCGTCGGCGTGCTCGACGTGCCGCTAGCGTTGCCGGGGCTGGGACTGCCGCCGCTGCACGGGCTGATGGTCGCCTGCGTCGCGATTGGCCTGTTCTTCGCCGTACCGCTGTTCACCCTCATCCTGTCCCGACTGTTGTTCGAAGCCCCCCTGCCCGGCGCGCTTCATCCGATGCTGCTCATCCTCGTCGCCCCGTTTGCGGTCGGCTTCTCGGCTTATTACGCGACGACCGGGAGCATCGACCTGTTCGCCGAGGCACTGTTTGCGCTGACCCTGTTCATGCTCGCCGTCCTGTTGGGGCGCCTGCGGAATCTTGTCGGAAGCTGCCCCTTCAAGGTTTCATGGTGGGCGGTCAGCTTCCCGCTTGCCGCCTCGGCGACTGCGGCAATCCGGTTTGACGGCACCAATCCGGGTCTGGCGACGGACCTCATCGCGGCCGGAGTGCTGGCGCTGGCGTCGATTGTTATCGCCGGCCTCGCGCTCCGGACATTGATCGGCCTCGCGCGAGGCGAGCTCCGAAACCTCAGCACTTAATCGAACACGAGAGGATCGCGCCATGCCGACCCCCGCACTATCCGCAGCCAAGCGGTTCAGACGTCAGATAGCGTACCTCGTCGTCGCCGGCGTCGTCAGCGTCCCGGCGGCGCTCGCCTATCTCGCGAGCTACGGTCCGATCACCGCTACCATGGCCTTCGCCGTGACCTTCGGCGTGTTCGTATCGATCGTCCTTGGCGGCGGCCTGATGGCGACCGGCTTCTACAGTTCCGGCAGCGGACTGGACGATGAGGTTGCCAGCGCCGGCGTCGAGCCCGCCATGGCGACACCGCCCTTGACGGACCTGGCTCAGGTAGCGGCACCCGACCTCAACAGGAAGTCCGCAAGCGACCCGTCGCGACCGCCGACATCACCGTCCCCGCGAGCATGCTAGCCGAGGGGGCTAGCGAGGCACCATCGAGGTAACTGCCGATCAACCGACAACTCTGCGGCGCGCCATACATTCGTCAATTAGTGGAAGGCGGCGTTCGGTAGGAACCTAGCCGGACAGGGCTACGCACCGCCCACCGCAATATTCGGCTCGCGCCCGTGAGGATTTGCCGAAGCCCTGCGTCAATCACCCTAGATAGCTGCTCAAACAGGATTTTTACCTTGAAGACGACAGGCTCGATTGCCGCCGCCCTGCTCTGCGGCGTGATGTACGCGACAGCCCCAGCGATCGCCAAGGACGCGGCGGCCAGGCCGACCATCGTCCTCGTTCACGGCGCATTCGCCGGGTCGTCGAGCTGGAACCCGGTGATCACCGACCTCGAAGCCGACGGCTACCGGGTCATCGCCGTAGCGAACCCGCTGCGCAGCCTCGCAGGTGACGCAGACTACGTCGCGCGGATCGCCAAGTCGATCGCGGGCCCGGTAGTCCTCGTCGGCCATTCCTACGGCGGCGAAGTCATCTCGGAGGCGGCCGCCGGCACCGCCAACGTCACGGGTCTGGTGTTCGTCTCGGGGCTCGCTCCCGACGTCGGCGAGAGTGCTGCCAGTCTCGGCGCGCGGTTCCCCACTGGAACCTTGAGCCAGGCGATGGCCAACCCGGTCGCGCAGGCCAATGGCGATCAGGACCTCTACATCGACCAGGCCAAGTACCGGGCACAGTTCGCCGCCGACGTACCGAAGGCGGCGGCGATTCAAATGGCGGCGACGCAGCGCCCGGTCACCGCCGCTGCCCTCGCAGAGGCGGCAAGCCGACCGGCGTGGCGGACGATCCCTTCCTGGTTCATTTACGGCTCACTCGACCGCAACATCCCGTCCGCTCTTCATGCTTTCATGGCGCAGCGGGCGGGCGCCAAAGCCAGCATCAGGGTCGAGGGCGCGTCGCATGTGGTCATGCTCTCGCACCCGCGCGAGGTGGCGAAGCTGATCGAGCGCGCCGCCGCAGAGTAGTGTCGACGAGGCGAGAATCAACGCATCAGCTGGCGGTGAATGACGCTCGCGCGGTCGGTCACCTCGAAGGCACGGTCGTGAAAGACCGGTCCGGCAAACTCAGTGCCGGGGACGCATCGACTGAATTGGTCTCACAATCTGACAAGGAGCATCTCTCATGATCAAGGTACTCGTCCTGTATTACTCGAGCTATGGCCACATCGAGGCCATGGCGGAGGCCGTCGCGGGCGGCGCGCGCGACGCCGGTGCACACGTTCATATTAAGCGCGTGCCCGAGACCATCCCGTCCGACGTAGGAGCGGAAGCGCACTTCAAGCTCGATCAATGGGCTCCGGTCGCGACGATCGAGGATCTGCCCGGATACGACGCAATCATCGTCGGCGCGCCAACCCGCTTCGGGCGGATGCCGGCGCAGATGGCGGCGTTTCTCGATCAGGCCGGCGGCCTCTGGCTGAGTGGCGCACTGCACGGCAAGGTCGGTGCAGCGTTCACCTCCAGCGCCTCGCAGCACGGTGGCAATGAGACCACGCTGTTCTCGATCCTGACCAACTTGCTGCACTTCGGCATGGTCATCGTCGGCCTGCCCTACAGCCATCAGGGCCAGCTGACGCTCGACGAGGTCGTCGGCGGCTCGCCGTATGGTGCAACGACGATCGCCGGCGGCCGTGGCGAACGCCAGCCGAGCGCGATCGATCTCGCCGGCGCGCGGCACCAAGGCGAACTCGTCGCGCGGTATGCCATCAAGCTCGCAGTGTGAGCGGCCAGGGCGCCAAGTCTATCCGCCACTACAATGTTGCGTCAGGAGCAAGTCATGCTGCGTCTGCAAACCCCGTTCGGCTTTGACTCAACCGCCGCGGAGCTGGCGCGCGGAGTCGATCCGTCCGGAAAGCGGATCGTTATCACCGGCGGCGCGGCCGGTATAGGACTTGTGACCGCCCGCGTCTTGGCCAGTGCCGGGGCGGAAATCACGCTCGCGGTCCGCCGCCCAGAAATGGCGCGTGTGGCTGTCGACGATCTGCGCCGGTCGACCGGCAACCCGGCTATAGAGATCAGG encodes the following:
- a CDS encoding SDR family oxidoreductase, whose amino-acid sequence is MTILTGKIALITGGTSGIGLATAQLLAAEGATVVITGRRQEALEAAVAAVPGAVGYRIDSADLGELTALFARIDETFGRIDVLFVNAGGGSLSPIGAITEADYHDAFDRNVKGVLFTVQMALPLLARGASIILNGSTAAAKATAGFSVYSASKAAVHAFTRNWMIDLKGRGIRINTLVPGPTATPGLRGLAGRDPAMQQALLDQMALGVPMERVGQPGEIAQAVLFLASDAASFVTGSELFVDGGEGHA
- a CDS encoding nuclear transport factor 2 family protein, with amino-acid sequence MITAPIRPPAPPFDTVSAALKVRLAEDGWNSRDPAKVALAYTVDSQWRNRAEFVRGREAIEGFLARKWARELDYRLIKELWAFTGDRIAVRFAYECRDDSGTWIRAYGNENWEFDPDGLMRRRIASINEHPIKSEERKFHWPLGRRPDGHAGLSELGL
- a CDS encoding SLAC1 anion channel family protein, translating into MIDVAERITAAVPTTCNRATGGGTSRYLEYLPVSLFGAVMGLSGLSVAWQLVAERYLVPHWVPDAIGAVAVAAFVVLSLAYLVKLVTAPDAVRAEFEHPIAGNLFGTAIISLLLLPIVIAPRALLVAQIMWAAGAVAMLGFAWLMIDRWMSERQQVAHATPAWIVPVVGVLDVPLALPGLGLPPLHGLMVACVAIGLFFAVPLFTLILSRLLFEAPLPGALHPMLLILVAPFAVGFSAYYATTGSIDLFAEALFALTLFMLAVLLGRLRNLVGSCPFKVSWWAVSFPLAASATAAIRFDGTNPGLATDLIAAGVLALASIVIAGLALRTLIGLARGELRNLST
- a CDS encoding alpha/beta fold hydrolase; translation: MFTLKTTGSIAAALLCGVMYATAPAIAKDAAARPTIVLVHGAFAGSSSWNPVITDLEADGYRVIAVANPLRSLAGDADYVARIAKSIAGPVVLVGHSYGGEVISEAAAGTANVTGLVFVSGLAPDVGESAASLGARFPTGTLSQAMANPVAQANGDQDLYIDQAKYRAQFAADVPKAAAIQMAATQRPVTAAALAEAASRPAWRTIPSWFIYGSLDRNIPSALHAFMAQRAGAKASIRVEGASHVVMLSHPREVAKLIERAAAE
- the wrbA gene encoding NAD(P)H:quinone oxidoreductase; its protein translation is MIKVLVLYYSSYGHIEAMAEAVAGGARDAGAHVHIKRVPETIPSDVGAEAHFKLDQWAPVATIEDLPGYDAIIVGAPTRFGRMPAQMAAFLDQAGGLWLSGALHGKVGAAFTSSASQHGGNETTLFSILTNLLHFGMVIVGLPYSHQGQLTLDEVVGGSPYGATTIAGGRGERQPSAIDLAGARHQGELVARYAIKLAV